In Algiphilus sp., the sequence CGTCACAGAAGCGATCGTGTGCCATGACGCACCGAACCGAATCGATGGCCCATCCGCCCGCGTCCGCGGGCCGGTGGCGCGCGGGCGCCGGAGCCCGCTGAGCGCGCCGTGGTCCGCCCGGTCGACGACGGTGCCGCCGCGGCGCGGGTGGCCGCGGTCTATCAGGCCGAGTCGCGGCGCGTGCTCGCGACCCTCATCCGGCTGCTCGGCGATTTCGAGCTCGCGGAGGAGGCGCTGCACGATGCCTTTGCGGCGGCCGTCGCGCAGTGGCCGCGCGACGGTGTACCGGAGAATCCGCGCGCGTGGCTGGTGTCGGCGGGGCGCTTCCGTGCCATCGACGGCATCCGCCGGCGCGCGCGCTTCGATGCCTCGCAGCACCTCATCGCCGAGCAGTACGAGGCGCGCCGCGAAGACGAGCCGGATGGCGACGACGCCATCGGCGACGACCGGCTGCGTCTCATCTTCACCTGCTGCCACCCGGCGCTGGCGCCGGATGCCCAGATCGCGCTGACCCTGCGCACGGTCTGCGATCTGACCACCGAGGCGATCGCCAGCGCCTTTCTCACCAGCGTGCCCACGGTCGCGCAGCGCATCGTGCGCGCCAAGGCCAAGATCCGCGACGCCGGCATTCCCTACGAGGTGCCGGCGCCCGCCGACCTGCCGGAGCGGCTCGACAGTGTCCTGCACGTGATCTACCTGGTCTTCAACGAGGGTTATGCCGCATCCGGTGGCGAGCGCCTGCGCCGGGCCGATCTCGCCGCCGAGGCCATTCGTCTCGGCCGCCTGCTCGCCGAACTCATGCCGGACCCGGAGGTGCTCGGGCTGCTCGCGCTGATGCTGCTGCAGGATGCACGCCGCGATGCGCGCGAAACCGCCGAGGGCGAGCCGGTGTTGCTGGAGGATCAGGATCGCAGTCTGTGGCATGCCGGCGAGATCCGCGAGGGCGCGGCGCTGGTGCGGCGCGCGCTGGGCTCGCGGCGCTTCGGCCCGTACAGTCTGCAGGCCGCGATCGCGGCGCTGCACGCCGAGTCCCCCGACGCGGCGTCCACCGACTGGCACGAGATCGTCGGCCTCTACGACGTTCTGCTGCGCGTCGAGCCGTCGCCGGTGGTGGCGCTCAACCGGGCGGTGGCGGTGGCCATGCGCGACGGACCGGATGCCGGCATCGCGCTCATCGACGCGCTGCACGCCGACGGTGCGCTGACCGACTACGCGCCCGGCCATACCGCCCTGGCGGAACTTCATCGCCGCGCCGGCCGTGTCGCTGCGGCACGCGCGTGCTATCGGCGGGCGCTGGCGCTCAGCGAGCAGACCGCCCAGCGCCGGTTGCTGGAGCGCCGGCTGGCCGAGCTGGACGACTGAGCTCAGTCGTCGAGGAAGTGCACCTGTCCGCTGGCGAGGTCGTACTCGGCGCCGACGATCTTCAGTCCGTCGTCGCGGATGAGCTGGCGCAGGATCTCGGAGCCGTTGTGGATCTGCGCCACCGAGTGCCGGATGTTGGCGCGCACGGCATCGGGGACGATGGCATCGGTATGGCTGTGCCCGCAGCCCGAGACCACCGGCGCGACTGCCGGCCGCACGCGCTCCACGATGGCGCTCAGGTTGGGCGACTGCTCGCCGGCGGGGCGCAGCAGCTCTTCCACCGTGGCGGTGACCGCGCCGCATTCGGTGTGTCCCAGCACGACCACCAGCCGTGTGCCGAAGCGCGAGGCCGCGAACTCCATGCTGCCGATGCCCGACGGCGCCACGATGTTGCCGGCGACCCGGATGACGAAGAGATCGCCGAGTCCCTGATCGAAGACCAGCTCGGCCGGCACGCGCGCGTCGGCGCAGCCCAGCACGATCGCCATGGGCTTCTGCTCGCGCGGAAGCGTGATCGCCTCGGCCTGCTGAGCGGTGGGTGTGGCGCTGCGGATGCGCTCGACGAATCGCGCGTTGCCGGCGCGCAGGCGGGACAGGGCCTCCTCGGCTGGATTCATGCGTGCTGCTCCGCGTCGCTGGACGCGGCTCCCTTCGTGGCGTGGATCGACCGACAGCTTAGCGGTCGCGCGTCGCCGGGTCAGCCCTGTTCAGTCGCTGCCGCTGCCGGGGCTTCCGCGGGCGTCGTCTCGCCGAGCAGATCGCAGACCGCCGGCGGCAGGCCGAGCTGCCGGCAGATGTCGCCCAGCGGCGTGACCGGGTCGAGCAGCGCGCAGAAGCCGTCCGGACCGCCGGCATCGCGGCACCGGTCGAGCAGGCCCTGCTGCAGGTAGTCGAGCTGCATGGCGACGCGGTTGACCAGGCAGTCCTCGCCCAGCAGCGCGTCGAAGCAGGCCGACAGCGCCGGCGGCAGCGCATCCGCATTGGCCGCGCCGATGTCGAACAGCGGCGCGTAGGCCTGCAGCCGCAGCAGCGGCGCGGTCAGCGGTCCGAGCGAGACGAACTCCTCGTAGTTGGTGAAGGGCAGGAACAGCCCGGTGCCGCCGCCGGTATCGACGT encodes:
- a CDS encoding carbonic anhydrase, encoding MNPAEEALSRLRAGNARFVERIRSATPTAQQAEAITLPREQKPMAIVLGCADARVPAELVFDQGLGDLFVIRVAGNIVAPSGIGSMEFAASRFGTRLVVVLGHTECGAVTATVEELLRPAGEQSPNLSAIVERVRPAVAPVVSGCGHSHTDAIVPDAVRANIRHSVAQIHNGSEILRQLIRDDGLKIVGAEYDLASGQVHFLDD
- a CDS encoding RNA polymerase sigma factor, which gives rise to MVRPVDDGAAAARVAAVYQAESRRVLATLIRLLGDFELAEEALHDAFAAAVAQWPRDGVPENPRAWLVSAGRFRAIDGIRRRARFDASQHLIAEQYEARREDEPDGDDAIGDDRLRLIFTCCHPALAPDAQIALTLRTVCDLTTEAIASAFLTSVPTVAQRIVRAKAKIRDAGIPYEVPAPADLPERLDSVLHVIYLVFNEGYAASGGERLRRADLAAEAIRLGRLLAELMPDPEVLGLLALMLLQDARRDARETAEGEPVLLEDQDRSLWHAGEIREGAALVRRALGSRRFGPYSLQAAIAALHAESPDAASTDWHEIVGLYDVLLRVEPSPVVALNRAVAVAMRDGPDAGIALIDALHADGALTDYAPGHTALAELHRRAGRVAAARACYRRALALSEQTAQRRLLERRLAELDD